The following are encoded in a window of Amaranthus tricolor cultivar Red isolate AtriRed21 chromosome 2, ASM2621246v1, whole genome shotgun sequence genomic DNA:
- the LOC130806548 gene encoding uncharacterized protein LOC130806548 — protein MNGNLVKKPNGSGHFRQLIDMIWRPLMHSPARSSIFVFFFLSLILGVVLSSRFLDYSPIFSTQQKIAAVAASSPITDTPTKAHKKIEIPLICSDINVTQTCPVDYPQKVELDPDVSPPSTCPEYFRWIYEDLQPWKQTGITREMVESAKRTANFRLVISNGKAYVERYKKSWQTRDVFTLWGFLQLLRKYPGRVPDLELMFDCVDWPVISKRFSWPNNTAPPLFRYCGDDKTLDIVFPDWSFWGWSEINIKPWEFLSKKLKEGNQRLKFADREPYAYWKGNPFVASHRMDLIKCNVSDKEDWHARVYIQDWAKESKQGFKQSDLASQCIHKYKIYIEGSAWSVSEKYILACDSVALIVQPLYYDFFSRSLMPTEHYWPIKANDKCRSIKFAVEWGDSHAQKAQEMAKAASNFILEDVKMDYVYDYMLHLLTEYAKLLKYKPTIPKDAIELCSETMACPALGLEKKFMMDSLVKGPSNTAPCTMPPPYDQATLQALLKRKTSAVKQVEKWERDYWLNQTKQQ, from the exons ATGAACGGTAATTTAGTGAAAAAACCGAATGGATCGGGACATTTTCGTCAATTAATCGATATGATTTGGCGGCCATTGATGCATTCTCCAGCTAGATCTTCCATTTTTGTCTTCTTTTTTCTATCTCTTATTCTTGGTGTCGTTCTTTCTTCTCGCTTTCTTGATTACTCT CCTATTTTTTCCACGCAACAAAAGATTGCAGCTGTCGCTGCTAGTAGTCCGATCACAGACACTCCCACAAAGGCtcacaaaaaaattgaaatcccACTCATTTGTTCTGATATTAATGTCACACAAACCTGCCCAGTAGATTATCCTCAGAAAGTAGAACTAGATCCTGATGTTTCGCCTCCTTCCACGTGCCCTGAATACTTTCGCTGGATATACGAAGATTTACAGCCTTGGAAGCAGACCGGTATCACAAGAGAGATGGTTGAGTCAGCTAAAAGAACAGCCAATTTCAGATTGGTGATATCTAATGGAAAAGCTTATGTGGAGAGATACAAAAAGTCATGGCAAACCAGAGATGTTTTCACCCTCTGGGGATTTTTACAGTTGCTAAGGAAGTACCCTGGCCGAGTGCCTGATTTAGAGCTCATGTTTGACTGTGTTGACTGGCCGGTAATATCTAAGCGATTTTCTTGGCCCAATAATACAGCTCCTCCTCTATTTCGTTATTGTGGAGATGATAAAACATTGGATATTGTATTCCCTGACTGGTCGTTTTGGGGATG GTCTGAAATCAATATCAAACCATGGGAGTTTCTGTCCAAGAAACTTAAAGAAGGAAACCAGAGGCTGAAATTTGCGGATAGAGAGCCTTATGCTTACTGGAAAGGAAATCCTTTTGTTGCATCGCACAGGATGGATCTTATCAAATGTAATGTCTCCGATAAGGAAGACTGGCATGCTCGAGTCTATATACAG GATTGGGCTAAGGAATCAAAACAAGGATTTAAGCAGTCAGACTTAGCGAGCCAATGCATACACAA ATATAAGATCTACATAGAAGGATCAGCATGGTCAGTCAGCGAGAAGTACATCCTTGCTTGTGATTCTGTTGCGTTGATAGTACAGCCGCTGTATTATGACTTCTTTTCAAGAAGTTTGATGCCTACAGAACACTATTGGCCCATCAAGGCGAATGATAAGTGTAGGTCTATCAAGTTTGCTGTTGAATGGGGAGATAGTCACGCACAAAAG GCTCAGGAAATGGCAAAAGCTGCGAGTAATTTTATCCTAGAAGATGTGAAGATGGACTATGTATATGATTACATGTTACATCTGCTAACAGAATACGCCAAGCTCTTGAAGTACAAGCCTACGATACCCAAAGATGCCATTGAGCTTTGTTCGGAGACTATGGCGTGCCCCGCACTGGGTTTAGAGAAGAAGTTTATGATGGATTCTTTGGTGAAGGGTCCTTCAAACACAGCTCCTTGCACCATGCCGCCGCCTTATGATCAGGCTACACTTCAAGCCTTGTTGAAAAGGAAAACCAGTGCAGTAAAACAAGTGGAGAAATGGGAAAGAGATTATTGGCTTAATCAAACTAAGCAGCAATAG
- the LOC130806689 gene encoding cellulose synthase-like protein D1, whose translation MSSKKSSSLSSLNNNNNNNTRPPQSVRFGESMNYTVMMPPTPDNQPGVGASSSSRYGDIDQDVNNGPTGGLAGRLDRRVSVLKSNNKSMLMRSQTADFDHNRWLFETKGNYGIGTAWAEKDNDYDATTAGMTMEAFTDKPWKPLTRKINVPPAIISPYRLLVVIRLVALVLFLGWRVTNPNEDALWLWGLSIVCEIWFAFSWLLDQLPKLNPIDRAVDLAALHEKFEQPSPMNPHGRSDLPGMDIFVSTADPDKEPPLVTANTILSILAVEYPVEKVSCYISDDGAAMLTFEAMAEAINFAELWVPFCRKHKIEPRNPDTYFNLKIDPTKDKKKPDFVKDRRWIKREYDEFKVRINGLPDVIQKRCKMYNSKESQRNANKSIDGKDQNDGDEQVEVENATWMADGTHWPGTWYQKAPDHAKGDHAGILQIMSKVPETDPVMGHHDEKKLDFTGVDIRIPMFVYVSREKRPGYDHNKKAGAMNALVRASAVLSNGPFILNLDCDHYFYNSMAIKEGMCYMMDRGGDRICYVQFPQRFEGIDPSDRYANHNTVFFDGNMRALDGLQGPVYVGTGCMFRRYALYGFDPPRVNEYTGIFGQYKKSTPSVSRQSSEREEETDTETQHLAPHPDLVLPKKFGNSSIFTDSISVAEFQGRPLADHVSVANGRPPGALIHPRPPLDAQTVAEAVAVISCWYEDNTEWGTRIGWIYGSVTEDVVTGYRMHNRGWRSIYCITKRDAFRGTAPINLTDRLHQVLRWATGSVEIFFSKNNPMVATRRLKFLQRVAYLNVGIYPFTSIFLVVYCFLPALSLFSGQFIVQGLSIPFLSYLLTITITLMLLSLLEVKWSGIGLEEWWRNEQFWVIGGTSAHFAAVLQGLLKVIAGVEISFTLTSKSAAEDEDDVFADLYVVKWTSLFCMPLTIIVINMVALVIGFSRTIYSVIPEWNKLLGGCFFSLWVLAHMYPFAKGLMGRRGRVPTIVWVWSILLSTTVSLLWITISPPQGNVSLSGGGVQV comes from the exons GATCAAGATGTTAATAATGGGCCCACAGGAGGATTAGCAGGAAGGTTAGATAGAAGAGTTTCTGTATTGAAATCTAATAATAAGTCTATGTTAATGAGAAGCCAAACAGCAGATTTTGATCATAATAGATGGTTATTTGAAACTAAAGGTAATTATGGTATTGGGACTGCTTGGGCTGAGAAAGATAATGATTATGATGCTACTACTGCTGGTATGACTATGGAGGCTTTTACTGATAAGCCATGGAAGCCCCTTACTCGAAAAATCAATGTTCCGCCTGCCATTATTAGCCCTTACAG GTTACTAGTGGTGATCCGTTTGGTAGCGCTAGTCTTATTTCTTGGCTGGCGAGTAACCAACCCAAATGAAGATGCACTATGGTTATGGGGATTATCTATTGTTTGTGAAATTTGGTTTGCATTTTCTTGGTTACTGGATCAATTACCAAAGCTTAACCCAATTGATAGAGCAGTAGATCTTGCAGCATTACATGAAAAATTTGAACAGCCTTCACCCATGAACCCACATGGTCGCTCGGATCTTCCGGGTATGGATATATTCGTATCCACAGCCGACCCGGATAAAGAACCTCCACTTGTTACTGCAAATACCATATTATCTATACTTGCTGTTGAATACCCTGTTGAGAAAGTTTCTTGCTATATATCTGATGATGGAGCAGCCATGTTGACTTTTGAGGCTATGGCTGAAGCTATAAACTTTGCTGAACTTTGGGTACCCTTTTGTAGAAAGCACAAGATTGAGCCTAGGAACCCGGATACTTATTTTAATCTTAAGATCGATCCGACAAAGGATAAGAAAAAACCCGACTTTGTTAAGGATCGTAGGTGGATCAAGAGGGAGTATGATGAGTTTAAAGTTCGTATTAATGGTTTACCTGATGTGATTCAAAAACGATGTAAGATGTATAATTCGAAAGAATCGCAAAGAAATGCGAATAAATCGATTGATGGGAAGGATCAGAATGATGGAGATGAacaagtagaggtggaaaacgCTACATGGATGGCCGATGGAACACATTGGCCGGGGACTTGGTACCAAAAGGCTCCGGATCATGCTAAAGGAGATCATGCCGGGATTTTGCAGATAATGAGTAAAGTGCCTGAAACAGATCCAGTTATGGGTCATCATGATGAGAAAAAGCTCGATTTTACTGGTGTAGATATTCGCATACCTATGTTCGTATACGTGTCTAGGGAGAAACGGCCAGGTTATGACCATAACAAGAAGGCGGGTGCTATGAACGCATTAGTGAGAGCTTCGGCTGTGCTTTCGAATGGACCTTTTATCCTTAATCTAGATTGTGaccattatttttataattcaatGGCCATTAAAGAAGGAATGTGTTATATGATGGATCGCGGTGGGGATAGGATTTGTTACGTACAATTCCCTCAAAGATTTGAAGGAATCGATCCTTCTGATCGATATGCTAACCATAATACTGTTTTCTTTGATGGGAATATGCGCGCCTTAGATGGTCTTCAAGGTCCGGTTTATGTAGGAACTGGATGTATGTTTCGAAGATATGCACTATACGGCTTTGATCCTCCTAGGGTGAACGAGTACACAGGGATATTTGGACAGTATAAGAAATCAACACCCAGTGTTAGTAGACAAAGTTCTGAGCGGGAAGAAGAAACTGATACCGAGACACAGCATTTGGCTCCACATCCTGATTTAGTGCTTCCTAAAAAGTTCGGGAATTCGAGTATTTTCACTGATTCTATATCTGTTGCTGAGTTCCAAGGACGGCCTTTGGCTGACCATGTTTCGGTGGCAAATGGTCGCCCTCCGGGTGCTTTAATCCATCCTCGTCCTCCTCTTGATGCACAGACTGTTGCAGAGGCTGTTGCTGTTATCTCTTGCTG GTATGAAGATAATACAGAATGGGGAACAAGAATAGGCTGGATCTATGGATCAGTGACCGAAGATGTTGTGACAGGGTACAGAATGCATAATAGAGGATGGCGATCCATTTATTGCATAACAAAACGAGATGCATTCCGAGGAACTGCACCAATCAACCTCACAGATCGGTTACACCAAGTCCTTCGTTGGGCCACCGGATCAGTcgaaattttcttttcaaaaaacaatCCTATGGTCGCAACAAGGCGACTTAAGTTCCTACAACGTGTAGCATATCTAAACGTAGGCATTTACCCGTTCACTTCAATATTCCTAGTTGTGTACTGCTTTCTACCCGCTCTGTCCCTTTTCTCAGGCCAATTTATAGTACAAGGGTTAAGTATTCCTTTCCTTAGTTACCTCCTTACTATAACCATCACTCTTATGCTCCTTTCACTTCTCGAGGTTAAATGGTCAGGAATCGGCCTAGAAGAGTGGTGGCGGAATGAACAATTTTGGGTCATCGGAGGCACGAGTGCACACTTTGCTGCAGTCTTACAAGGCCTACTCAAAGTCATTGCCGGGGTTGAGATTTCGTTCACTTTAACTTCAAAATCCGCTGCAGAAGACGAGGATGATGTGTTTGCCGATCTTTATGTAGTGAAATGGACAAGTCTATTTTGTATGCCTCTTACTATTATTGTCATCAATATGGTTGCTCTTGTTATCGGGTTTTCGAGAACAATTTATAGTGTCATCCCAGAATGGAATAAACTGTTGGGTGGCTGTTTTTTTAGCTTATGGGTGTTGGCTCATATGTACCCATTTGCAAAGGGACTCATGGGAAGGAGAGGAAGGGTGCCTACTATAGTTTGGGTTTGGTCTATATTACTTTCTACTACTGTGTCTTTGCTTTGGATTACTATTAGTCCTCCACAAGGTAATGTAAGTCTTTCGGGTGGTGGTGTTCAAGTCTAG